A window from Setaria italica strain Yugu1 chromosome VIII, Setaria_italica_v2.0, whole genome shotgun sequence encodes these proteins:
- the LOC101774967 gene encoding receptor-like cytosolic serine/threonine-protein kinase RBK2, whose amino-acid sequence MPSRKKNAGSGAAWRRNSDESVSPRCVLDDGYTTSTSSAGATTAADMASPAVTATYTDPSTTSLPNKLAQSTAARQDGVPAAAWKAVAEAWRSRAKRQLSGRIIPPLVPAMSSTLRRLSLRRPDGDRAAAAGEAHEFCVLKPTLRTFTLAELKKATRNFSKENVVGRGGFAKVYRGSLPGGELVAVKKLTPAAEGGDRVEGFLAELGHVVNVSHPNIARLVGVGVDGGEHLVLPFSRLGCLSGMLHGGCGGGAEPMPWEARYRVAVGTARGLEYLHERCARRIVHRDIKPANILLMDNYEPLICDFGLARWLPAKLTHLQVTVFEGTFGYVPPEYTTHGVFSEKTDVFALGVVLLELLTGRRAIDAAKLSLVSWAKQYLDDGDEDEMLKMADPALGGRYDVEQLRNMAWAAKLCVHSSPDHRPQMSKVVRILVGEGTHPCAEGGQHGTHHLGELHEMNGYDAAPGYSDDLSRHKALAFDFDGESTPRTCVGS is encoded by the exons ATGCCGTCGCGCAAGAAGAacgccggcagcggcgcggcgtggcggcggaaCAGCGACGAGTCCGTCTCCCCGAGGTGCGTCCTCGACGACGGCTACACGACGAGCACCAGCAGCGCGGGAgcaacgacggcggcggacatggCGTCTCCGGCCGTCACGGCGACGTACACGGACCCGTCGACGACGTCGCTGCCGAATAAGCTGGCACAGTCGACAGCGGCGCGGCAGGAcggggtgccggcggcggcgtggaaggcggtggcggaggcgtgGCGATCCCGCGCCAAGCGCCAGCTCTCCGGCCGCATCATCCCTCCGCTCGTCCCCGCGATGTCGTCGACGCTCCGGCGCctcagcctccgccgccccgaCGGCGaccgcgcagccgccgccggcgaggcgcacGAGTTCTGCGTCCTCAAGCCCACCCTCCGCACCTTCACCCTCGCGGAGCTCAAGAAGGCGACCCGCAACTTCAGCAAGGAGAACGTGGTGGGCCGGGGCGGGTTCGCCAAGGTCTACCGGGGCAGCCTCCCGGGGGGCGAGCTGGTGGCGGTGAAGAAGctgacgccggcggcggagggcggcgaccGGGTGGAGGGGTTCCTGGCGGAGCTGGGCCACGTGGTGAACGTGAGCCACCCCAACATCGCCAGGCTCGTCGGCGTCGGGGTCGACGGCGGGGAGCACCTCGTGCTCCCGTTCTCCCGGCTCGGGTGCCTCTCCGGGATGCTccacggcggctgcggcggcggcgcggagccgATGCCGTGGGAGGCGAGGTACAGGGTGGCCGTGGGCACGGCGCGCGGGCTCGAGTACCTGCACGAGAGGTGCGCCAGGAGGATCGTGCACCGCGACATCAAGCCCGCCAACATCCTCCTCATGGACAACTACGAGCCACTG ATCTGCGACTTCGGGCTGGCGAGGTGGCTGCCGGCGAAGCTGACGCACCTGCAGGTGACGGTGTTCGAGGGCACGTTCGGGTACGTGCCGCCGGAGTACACGACGCACGGCGTGTTCAGCGAGAAGACGGACGTGTTCGCGCTCGGCGTCGTGCTGCTCGAGCTCctcaccggccgccgcgccaTCGACGCCGCCAAGCTCAGCCTCGTCTCATGG GCCAAGCAGTacctcgacgacggcgacgaagaCGAGATGCTCAAGATGGCCGACCCTGCCCTCGGCGGCCGGtacgacgtcgagcagctcagGAACATGGCGTGGGCGGCCAAGCTCTGCGTCCACAGCTCCCCGGACCATAGGCCGCAGATGAGCAAG GTCGTCCGGATACTGGTAGGAGAGGGGACGCATCCATGTGCCGAAGGAGGGCAACATGGGACCCACCATCTAGGTGAGCTGCATGAAATGAACGGCTACGATGCAGCACCTGGGTACTCGGATGATCTAAGCCGCCATAAGGCTCTCGCCTTCGACTTTGACGGGGAATCCACACCACGAACATGCGTTGGTTCTTGA